Proteins found in one Synechococcus sp. LA31 genomic segment:
- a CDS encoding NADPH-dependent FMN reductase produces MTTPPSPDLLVIACSNGENLKLSERFAALAQAQNLSVEVLDLTLVELPLFTPRALAAGTPPALAGLQQTLMAAPRWVICAPEYNGSIPPVLTSAIAWLSVQGDDFRALFNERPVAIATHSGGGGHTLMAALRLQLAHLGAHVVGRQLVSNSSNAAKDDSIADLIRRLIQLQPLQS; encoded by the coding sequence GTGACGACACCCCCTTCCCCAGATCTGTTGGTGATCGCCTGCAGCAACGGTGAGAACCTCAAGCTGTCTGAGCGTTTTGCAGCTCTGGCACAGGCCCAGAACCTCAGTGTGGAGGTGCTTGATCTCACGTTGGTTGAACTGCCGCTGTTCACGCCACGGGCTCTTGCTGCTGGAACGCCGCCTGCACTTGCGGGTCTCCAGCAAACGCTGATGGCAGCACCCCGATGGGTGATCTGCGCGCCGGAATACAACGGGTCGATTCCGCCGGTGCTGACCAGTGCCATCGCCTGGTTGTCGGTGCAGGGCGATGATTTTCGTGCGCTGTTTAACGAGCGCCCCGTGGCTATCGCCACCCATTCCGGCGGCGGTGGCCACACTTTGATGGCCGCCTTGCGCCTCCAGCTGGCCCATCTCGGCGCCCACGTCGTCGGCCGTCAGTTGGTGAGTAACAGCAGCAATGCCGCCAAAGACGACTCCATTGCCGATCTGATTCGTCGCCTCATCCAGCTTCAACCTCTCCAGTCCTGA
- a CDS encoding cell wall metabolism sensor histidine kinase WalK produces MSDASLLAFALGAAAGGGLVVWFKRKPRLKRRSRKHLLDPPEQQLRDWLEEVAQGWLLINGDNLIASLNPRAEVLLELEDSGLVLRGEPLASLDPSDELLHLVNLAREKGLAQRGAWPHKAGNLDVRMMPGNNGWVAVVLQGRNPLESQLEQQEQWVSDVAHELKTPLTALRLVGDSLAIKAEGRQAVLVGRLQRELERLQVLVSDLLDLSRLDNTPFNDAAAQAAVDPLGVLHNVWTILEPLASERGVRLHIQGGSSNQEESPHLAAIDPSRFHQALLNLLDNALRFSPEQSVIDVDVAARNRWCLVAVRDRGPGLSETDLERMFQRFYRGDPARARSPRSGSGLGLAIVQQIALSQGGMVRASNHPEGGALLELLVPRSRAR; encoded by the coding sequence ATGAGCGACGCGAGCCTGCTGGCCTTTGCCCTTGGCGCTGCTGCCGGCGGAGGCCTGGTTGTGTGGTTCAAGCGCAAGCCGCGGTTGAAGCGCCGCAGCCGCAAACACCTGCTCGATCCGCCGGAGCAACAGCTGCGCGACTGGCTGGAGGAGGTGGCCCAGGGCTGGCTGCTGATCAATGGCGACAACCTCATCGCCAGCCTCAACCCCCGCGCTGAAGTGTTGCTGGAGCTGGAAGATTCAGGCTTGGTGCTGCGGGGTGAGCCGCTGGCAAGCCTCGATCCCTCTGATGAACTGCTGCATCTGGTGAATCTGGCGCGGGAGAAGGGCCTTGCCCAGCGAGGAGCATGGCCACACAAGGCCGGCAACCTGGACGTGCGGATGATGCCCGGCAACAACGGCTGGGTGGCTGTGGTGCTGCAGGGGCGCAACCCGCTGGAGAGCCAGTTGGAGCAGCAGGAGCAATGGGTGAGCGACGTAGCGCACGAACTCAAAACCCCCCTCACAGCGCTGCGGTTGGTAGGTGACAGCCTGGCCATCAAGGCTGAAGGACGGCAGGCGGTTCTGGTGGGGCGGCTGCAACGGGAGCTGGAGCGGCTGCAGGTGCTGGTGAGTGATCTGCTCGATCTCTCACGGCTCGACAACACACCCTTCAACGACGCAGCAGCCCAGGCCGCTGTAGACCCCTTGGGGGTGCTCCACAACGTGTGGACCATCCTCGAACCCCTCGCTTCAGAGCGGGGTGTGCGGCTCCACATCCAAGGGGGAAGCTCCAACCAGGAGGAATCACCGCACCTGGCAGCGATTGACCCCTCTCGCTTTCACCAAGCCCTCCTGAATCTGCTCGATAACGCCCTGCGTTTCAGCCCTGAACAGAGCGTCATCGATGTCGATGTGGCTGCCCGCAATCGCTGGTGCCTGGTGGCCGTGCGCGACCGCGGCCCAGGCCTCAGTGAGACCGATCTAGAACGCATGTTTCAGCGCTTCTACCGCGGTGACCCCGCGAGAGCCCGCTCCCCCCGAAGCGGCAGCGGGCTGGGTCTAGCAATCGTGCAACAGATCGCCCTCTCGCAGGGGGGGATGGTGCGCGCCAGCAACCACCCTGAGGGGGGCGCATTGCTGGAGTTGTTGGTACCGCGCTCAAGAGCGCGGTAG
- a CDS encoding Crp/Fnr family transcriptional regulator, with product MVYTPSGQQGLRSSLEEIYQRRDLVHLGAGSKVPLLRNHVWLVTRGMVKLSCMNEQGDDLLLGLAGPNEIFGEPLTNIDLYEATTIGDSDLLCLPMDEIEGTPHLAITLVKAMTSRMRQSEALIALLGLRRIEERVRGFLELLAQDYGQPCDQGLLLNLRLTHQDIANALSTTRVTVTRVLGLLREEGWLQLDDQRQLVVSHLPRS from the coding sequence ATGGTTTACACACCAAGTGGTCAGCAGGGCTTGCGCAGCTCGCTGGAAGAGATTTATCAGCGCCGTGATCTGGTGCACCTGGGAGCTGGCAGCAAAGTTCCTCTGCTGCGCAATCACGTGTGGCTGGTGACCCGCGGCATGGTCAAGCTCAGCTGCATGAATGAGCAGGGCGATGATCTGCTGCTCGGCCTGGCTGGGCCGAATGAAATTTTCGGTGAGCCCCTCACCAACATCGATCTCTACGAAGCCACCACCATCGGCGACAGCGATTTGCTGTGTTTGCCCATGGATGAGATTGAAGGCACGCCCCACCTGGCCATCACCCTGGTCAAGGCGATGACCAGCCGCATGCGTCAATCGGAAGCCCTGATTGCCTTGCTCGGTTTGCGCCGCATTGAAGAGCGCGTGCGTGGGTTCCTCGAGCTGTTGGCTCAGGATTACGGCCAGCCCTGTGATCAGGGACTGCTGCTCAATCTGCGCCTCACGCATCAAGACATCGCCAATGCTCTAAGCACCACCCGCGTCACCGTGACGCGGGTGCTGGGCTTACTGCGCGAGGAGGGGTGGCTGCAGCTCGATGACCAACGCCAGCTGGTGGTGAGCCACCTACCGCGCTCTTGA
- a CDS encoding pirin-like bicupin family protein, whose product MTPTTAAIPASHRDLAQALAVDALVLRLAAQRFHSQLDWLDSWHSFSFSSHYDPAWMGFGPLRVINDDTIAAGQGFGMHPHRDMEIVTVMVQGELHHRDSMGHAEVLRAGEVQRMSAGTGVVHSEINGSDQPCRLLQIWIEPSAPGISPAYEQKPFPLQRGWTPLLDPQRHAGALAIQRPVRLWRTQLLAGESVELPDLSGLAWLQMIDGALEQPWLLQRGDGLGWSPTRTAGDAARTPLRATAGGADLLLFALH is encoded by the coding sequence ATGACCCCCACCACCGCCGCCATTCCCGCCAGCCACCGCGACCTAGCTCAAGCCCTGGCTGTTGATGCACTCGTGCTGCGCCTGGCGGCACAACGCTTCCACAGCCAGCTCGATTGGCTTGATAGCTGGCATAGCTTCTCCTTCTCGTCGCACTACGACCCGGCCTGGATGGGCTTCGGGCCGTTGCGGGTGATCAACGACGACACGATCGCGGCTGGCCAGGGGTTTGGCATGCACCCCCACCGCGACATGGAGATCGTCACGGTGATGGTGCAGGGCGAGTTGCATCACCGCGATTCGATGGGCCATGCCGAGGTGTTGCGGGCTGGCGAGGTGCAGCGGATGAGCGCTGGCACTGGCGTGGTGCACAGCGAGATCAATGGTTCGGATCAGCCCTGCCGGCTCTTGCAGATCTGGATAGAGCCAAGTGCGCCGGGCATCTCACCGGCCTATGAGCAGAAACCTTTCCCGCTGCAACGGGGCTGGACGCCACTGTTGGATCCCCAACGCCACGCCGGTGCCCTGGCCATTCAGCGTCCGGTGCGTCTGTGGCGGACGCAGCTTCTGGCTGGCGAGAGTGTGGAGCTGCCAGATCTCTCGGGTTTGGCCTGGTTGCAGATGATTGATGGAGCGCTCGAGCAGCCCTGGTTGCTCCAACGCGGAGATGGACTCGGCTGGTCGCCAACGCGCACCGCTGGCGATGCCGCTCGTACCCCCCTAAGGGCCACAGCCGGCGGGGCTGACCTGCTGCTGTTTGCGCTGCATTGA
- a CDS encoding HdeD family acid-resistance protein yields MNPTTLRRLTAVLLFLAAAASIALPFLSATALTLSIGVIAAVAGVTQLLRIGQAEGTKGKIFRGLSGLFYLVAGIWVVAYPIESEISLTLFVGLLLIFEGVMELAAAAANQGEARGLVLIDGVVTAILGGLLVAEWPSDSLWAVGTLFGISLFFSGFRLLSTPAES; encoded by the coding sequence GTGAATCCCACAACCCTGCGCCGCCTGACAGCCGTGCTGCTGTTTCTTGCAGCCGCTGCCTCGATTGCGTTGCCGTTTCTCTCTGCCACAGCCCTCACCCTCAGCATCGGTGTGATCGCAGCCGTGGCGGGTGTGACCCAGCTACTGCGGATCGGCCAGGCGGAAGGCACCAAGGGCAAGATCTTCCGTGGCCTCTCCGGACTGTTCTATTTGGTGGCAGGAATCTGGGTGGTGGCCTACCCGATCGAAAGCGAAATCAGCCTCACCTTGTTTGTGGGCCTGCTGCTGATTTTCGAGGGGGTGATGGAACTGGCGGCAGCTGCTGCCAATCAAGGCGAGGCCCGCGGGCTGGTGCTGATCGATGGTGTTGTCACCGCCATCCTGGGCGGCCTGCTGGTGGCCGAATGGCCCAGCGACAGCCTCTGGGCCGTTGGAACCCTGTTCGGCATTTCGCTGTTCTTCAGCGGCTTCCGCCTGCTCAGCACCCCTGCTGAGAGCTGA
- a CDS encoding glutamine synthetase III, translating to MPSAERFAALQTIQRRKPAAVQAPSALQDIWASDVFTLDRMKEALPRSVFKSIQATIREGGRLDPTVADAVASAMKDWATSRGALYYAHVFYPLTNLSAEKHDGFIVPKGDGRAITEFTGKLLVQGEPDGSSFPNGGLRSTFEARGYTAWDVTSPAWLMRTPNGVTLCIPTVFVSWTGEALDKKTPLLRSNAAVNAQARRVLKLLGEKEVAPINSSCGAEQEYFLVDNAFMALRPDLQLSGRSLFGAPPAKGQQFDDHYFGAIPERVQVFMQDVEDQLYRLGVPAKTRHNEVAPGQFEIAPVHEAANVATDHQQLIMTVLKSTAKRHGFTCLLHEKPFAGVNGSGKHVNWSIGNSTQGNLLDPGKTPHENMQFLLFCGAVIRGVHQYGPLMRAAIATASNDHRLGANEAPPAIISVYLGSQLEDVFNQIKAGQLKSSTSGGVMQLGVDSLPEFPKDAGDRNRTSPFAFTGNRFEFRAVGSGQSVAGPLVVLNTVLADSLGWIADQLESRLAKGETIEQASFAALQRITQENGAVIFGGDGYSSQWHELAVKERGLENLRTSADALPVLKREAIRDLFQRQNVLSPVELESRFEVYSEQYILAIEVEARLSLRLARTVIYPAVSAYLGELAGSLQEQEAIGLSPSKAVAQQIAALNQQLLDRAGSLEAAMAAAPHGAEAHMRHCADQLMVRMGELREAVDGLEALVDDAAWPLPTYQEMLFVR from the coding sequence ATGCCTAGCGCCGAGCGTTTCGCAGCCCTGCAGACCATCCAGCGGCGCAAGCCCGCAGCGGTTCAGGCCCCATCTGCCCTGCAGGACATCTGGGCCAGCGATGTGTTCACGCTGGATCGGATGAAAGAGGCGCTGCCTCGCTCGGTGTTCAAATCGATTCAGGCCACGATCCGCGAGGGCGGACGCCTGGATCCCACCGTGGCGGATGCCGTGGCCAGTGCCATGAAGGACTGGGCCACCAGCCGCGGAGCGCTCTACTACGCCCACGTTTTCTATCCGCTCACCAACCTCAGCGCTGAGAAGCACGACGGCTTCATCGTGCCGAAGGGCGACGGTCGTGCCATTACCGAATTCACCGGCAAGCTGCTGGTGCAGGGCGAGCCCGATGGCTCATCCTTCCCCAATGGTGGTCTGCGCTCCACCTTTGAGGCCCGTGGCTACACGGCCTGGGATGTGACCAGCCCTGCCTGGCTGATGCGCACCCCCAATGGCGTCACCCTGTGCATCCCCACGGTGTTTGTGTCGTGGACCGGCGAGGCCCTCGATAAGAAAACCCCCCTGCTGCGCTCCAACGCTGCCGTGAACGCCCAGGCGCGCCGCGTGCTCAAGCTGTTGGGGGAGAAGGAGGTTGCTCCGATCAACTCCAGCTGCGGCGCCGAGCAGGAGTATTTCCTGGTGGACAACGCCTTCATGGCGCTCCGCCCCGACCTGCAGCTCTCCGGCCGCAGCCTGTTTGGTGCACCGCCAGCCAAGGGGCAGCAGTTCGATGACCACTACTTCGGCGCCATCCCCGAGCGGGTGCAGGTGTTCATGCAAGACGTGGAGGATCAGCTCTACCGCCTGGGTGTGCCCGCCAAGACCCGCCACAACGAAGTTGCTCCAGGTCAGTTCGAGATCGCGCCGGTGCATGAAGCCGCCAACGTGGCCACCGATCACCAGCAACTGATCATGACGGTGCTCAAGAGCACCGCGAAGCGCCACGGCTTCACCTGCTTGCTGCATGAGAAGCCCTTCGCCGGCGTGAACGGCAGCGGTAAGCATGTGAACTGGTCGATCGGCAACAGCACCCAGGGCAACTTGCTCGATCCCGGCAAGACCCCCCACGAGAACATGCAATTCCTGCTGTTCTGCGGCGCTGTGATCCGTGGCGTTCATCAATACGGCCCGCTCATGCGTGCGGCCATCGCCACCGCTAGTAATGACCATCGCCTCGGTGCCAACGAGGCCCCCCCAGCGATCATCTCCGTCTACCTCGGCAGCCAGCTTGAGGACGTGTTCAACCAGATCAAGGCGGGCCAGCTGAAGAGCTCCACCAGTGGCGGTGTGATGCAACTCGGGGTCGACAGCCTGCCGGAGTTCCCCAAGGATGCTGGCGATCGCAATCGCACCTCACCCTTTGCGTTCACCGGTAATCGCTTCGAGTTCCGCGCTGTGGGCTCTGGCCAATCGGTGGCCGGTCCGCTGGTGGTGCTGAACACCGTGCTGGCGGATTCGCTCGGGTGGATCGCTGACCAGCTGGAAAGCCGCCTAGCCAAGGGTGAAACGATCGAACAGGCCAGCTTCGCGGCGCTGCAGCGGATCACCCAGGAGAACGGCGCTGTGATTTTCGGCGGCGATGGTTACTCCTCGCAGTGGCATGAACTGGCCGTGAAAGAGCGCGGCCTCGAGAACCTGCGCACCAGTGCTGATGCACTGCCTGTGCTCAAGCGCGAGGCGATTCGCGATCTGTTCCAGCGGCAGAACGTGCTCAGCCCTGTGGAGCTCGAGAGCCGTTTTGAGGTGTATTCCGAGCAATACATCCTGGCCATTGAGGTGGAGGCTCGTTTGTCGCTGCGCTTGGCCCGCACGGTGATCTACCCCGCGGTGAGCGCCTATTTGGGCGAACTGGCCGGTTCCCTGCAGGAGCAAGAGGCCATTGGTCTCAGCCCCTCCAAGGCTGTGGCCCAACAGATCGCAGCTCTCAATCAACAGTTGCTGGATCGCGCCGGCAGCTTGGAAGCGGCCATGGCTGCGGCTCCCCACGGAGCCGAGGCCCACATGCGCCATTGCGCTGATCAGCTGATGGTGCGTATGGGCGAACTGCGCGAAGCCGTGGATGGGCTCGAGGCCCTGGTGGATGACGCCGCTTGGCCGCTGCCCACCTATCAGGAGATGCTGTTCGTGCGTTGA
- a CDS encoding FAD-dependent oxidoreductase — MPRFVVVGAGPAGLAVALQLAQAGQSVTLIEASTRFSRQFRGDALMPCGLEALAHLGLAELHRQLPHRTLQGWSVWVEGRRLFQVREPMGTLQPCTLVAQEHLLEHLLALARDQSTLEWLPGQAVQGLLYSDQRICGVTLANGRQQPADLVIGCDGRQSLLRRQAGLTLHTNGQGLELLWFELPGPLPADLDGGFTTWLAQGKIGSACISASGHLQLAWLLEPGASMPQLTSRQWAEQLAAHLPPTFAAVVRGRAEQLSAPRRVSVQVGLSSSWQRPGLLLLGDAAHPMSPVRAQGINMALRDSVVAAHWLSQAHNARELDRAATRVEQLRLPEIKRMQTLQSTEASQGHRLSQFAAARWILAGLSPLIGPMAGAIWRARQGPLRQGLAGALPAANLAPQRTNSIS, encoded by the coding sequence ATGCCTCGCTTCGTTGTGGTGGGAGCTGGGCCCGCCGGCCTCGCTGTTGCTCTGCAGTTGGCGCAAGCGGGGCAGTCCGTCACCCTGATCGAGGCCAGCACTCGCTTCAGCCGGCAGTTCAGGGGCGATGCGCTGATGCCCTGCGGGCTGGAGGCCCTAGCCCACCTTGGCCTGGCTGAGCTGCACCGCCAGCTTCCGCACCGAACACTGCAAGGGTGGAGCGTTTGGGTGGAAGGGCGCCGCCTGTTTCAGGTGCGCGAACCGATGGGCACGCTTCAGCCCTGCACGCTGGTGGCCCAAGAGCACCTGTTGGAGCATCTTCTGGCGCTCGCTCGCGACCAATCCACCCTGGAATGGCTACCGGGCCAAGCCGTGCAGGGGTTGCTCTACAGCGATCAGCGCATCTGCGGTGTGACCTTGGCCAATGGCCGGCAGCAGCCGGCTGACCTGGTGATCGGCTGCGACGGCCGCCAATCACTGCTGCGCCGGCAGGCTGGACTCACCCTGCACACCAACGGGCAAGGGCTCGAGCTGCTTTGGTTTGAGCTTCCCGGCCCTCTACCAGCAGACCTCGATGGCGGTTTCACCACCTGGCTAGCGCAGGGCAAGATCGGCAGCGCCTGCATCAGTGCCAGCGGACACCTCCAGCTGGCTTGGTTACTCGAGCCCGGCGCATCCATGCCGCAACTCACCAGCAGGCAATGGGCCGAACAGCTGGCCGCGCACTTGCCGCCAACCTTCGCTGCAGTGGTGCGTGGGCGCGCCGAGCAGCTGAGTGCTCCACGGCGCGTGTCAGTTCAGGTGGGGCTGAGCTCCTCCTGGCAGCGGCCAGGTCTGCTGCTACTCGGGGATGCGGCCCATCCGATGAGTCCGGTGCGAGCGCAGGGGATCAACATGGCGCTGCGCGACAGCGTTGTAGCCGCCCACTGGCTGAGCCAGGCCCACAACGCGCGTGAACTTGATAGGGCAGCCACGCGGGTGGAGCAGCTGCGGTTGCCGGAAATCAAACGGATGCAGACGCTCCAAAGCACCGAAGCGAGCCAAGGTCACCGGCTCAGCCAGTTCGCCGCGGCCCGTTGGATCCTGGCTGGACTCTCGCCACTGATAGGCCCGATGGCCGGGGCAATCTGGCGTGCTCGGCAGGGGCCACTGCGGCAGGGGTTGGCGGGTGCCCTGCCAGCAGCAAACCTGGCGCCTCAACGCACGAACAGCATCTCCTGA
- a CDS encoding response regulator transcription factor, whose product MSQVAEPTPSARLLVVEDDDTIRETVAEALEMEGFGVTAATNGRSAWDLLSRDSYDLVVLDLMLPGINGLDLCRQLRGSNTPPLILVVSARDTETDRVLGLEVGADDYLIKPFGMRELVARCRALLRRQRTPLPTASTLDYLDLELYPGECRVTRSGIEIRLSPKEYRLLELFMQHPRRVWSREQLIEQVWGVDYIGDSKTVDVHIRWLREKIEDDPSQPAKLVTVRGFGYRFG is encoded by the coding sequence ATGAGCCAGGTTGCCGAACCCACGCCCTCTGCCCGCCTCCTGGTGGTGGAGGACGACGACACTATCCGCGAGACCGTGGCCGAAGCCCTGGAAATGGAGGGCTTCGGCGTCACGGCCGCCACCAACGGACGGAGCGCCTGGGATCTGCTCAGCCGTGACAGCTACGACCTGGTGGTACTTGATCTCATGCTTCCGGGGATCAACGGGCTCGATCTTTGCCGCCAGTTGCGCGGCAGCAACACACCACCGTTGATTCTCGTAGTGAGCGCCCGCGACACCGAAACCGATCGCGTATTGGGCCTGGAGGTGGGTGCGGACGACTACTTAATTAAGCCGTTCGGGATGCGCGAGCTGGTGGCCCGCTGCAGGGCACTGCTGCGCCGTCAGCGCACTCCCTTGCCTACCGCAAGCACTCTTGACTATCTCGATCTGGAGCTGTATCCGGGCGAATGTCGCGTCACGCGCAGCGGCATCGAGATCCGACTCTCCCCCAAGGAATATCGATTACTGGAGCTGTTCATGCAGCATCCACGCCGGGTCTGGAGCCGCGAGCAGCTCATCGAACAGGTGTGGGGCGTGGATTACATCGGCGATAGCAAAACCGTGGATGTGCACATCCGCTGGCTACGCGAAAAAATCGAAGATGACCCCTCCCAGCCAGCCAAGTTGGTCACGGTGCGAGGGTTCGGCTATCGCTTCGGTTGA
- a CDS encoding rubrerythrin family protein: MDLSKPSTQANLEAAFGGESMANRKYLFFAEVAKQLGNSELARLFRDTANQETEHAFAHFRLMHPELVVDDGGALTDDQKQAILSRCLELAIEGETYEYTTMYPEFAAQARSDRDSGAEAEFNEQISESKEHAGVFRSAARNFGLLAPVEHHHADRYSVALAALQGQGQPSEAAMPVQGLWICKVCGVIYNPAEGDPDSGIAAGTPFEAIPDDWSCPICGTRKANFIPYRPAELHTA; the protein is encoded by the coding sequence ATGGATCTCTCCAAGCCCAGCACCCAGGCCAACCTCGAAGCCGCTTTCGGCGGCGAGAGCATGGCTAATCGCAAATACCTGTTCTTTGCAGAGGTGGCCAAGCAACTTGGCAACAGCGAGCTGGCCAGGCTGTTCCGCGACACCGCCAATCAGGAAACAGAGCACGCTTTCGCCCATTTCCGCCTGATGCACCCGGAGCTGGTGGTGGACGACGGGGGGGCCCTCACCGACGACCAGAAGCAAGCGATCCTCAGCCGCTGCCTGGAGCTGGCCATCGAGGGCGAGACCTACGAGTACACAACGATGTACCCCGAGTTCGCCGCCCAAGCCCGCAGCGATCGCGACAGCGGCGCCGAAGCCGAGTTCAACGAGCAGATCAGCGAATCCAAGGAGCATGCTGGAGTCTTTCGCAGCGCTGCCCGCAACTTCGGCCTGCTAGCCCCGGTGGAGCACCACCACGCCGATCGCTACAGCGTGGCCTTGGCAGCCCTGCAAGGACAAGGCCAACCCAGCGAGGCCGCCATGCCGGTGCAGGGGCTGTGGATCTGCAAAGTGTGCGGCGTGATCTACAACCCGGCCGAGGGCGACCCCGACTCGGGCATCGCTGCCGGCACGCCCTTCGAAGCGATCCCCGACGACTGGAGCTGCCCAATCTGCGGGACCCGCAAGGCGAATTTCATCCCCTACCGCCCGGCAGAGCTGCATACAGCCTGA
- a CDS encoding Hepatitis C virus core protein → MRANESLDRGLAWAGLLLNAAGLPWLVQLVTSGGSMAAANWAVGTSAILPALVLGVVACAALVKRRRWGRVVAIVALGLSLAVTLSYGVVWLVLVPFARPLTASALGVLVVVELLLLIYWCLPRPWWLGRGR, encoded by the coding sequence ATGCGGGCGAACGAAAGTCTTGATCGAGGGTTGGCCTGGGCAGGTTTACTGCTCAATGCCGCCGGCTTGCCTTGGCTGGTGCAGCTGGTCACCAGCGGCGGCTCCATGGCGGCTGCTAACTGGGCCGTGGGCACCAGCGCGATCTTGCCCGCCCTCGTTCTCGGCGTGGTGGCTTGCGCTGCCCTGGTGAAACGTCGGCGCTGGGGCCGCGTGGTGGCGATCGTGGCGCTGGGGTTGTCCCTAGCCGTCACCCTGAGCTATGGCGTGGTGTGGCTGGTGTTGGTGCCCTTCGCGCGTCCGCTGACGGCATCGGCCCTTGGGGTTCTGGTGGTGGTGGAGCTGCTGCTGTTGATCTACTGGTGCCTACCGCGGCCCTGGTGGCTGGGGCGAGGCCGCTGA
- a CDS encoding FAD/NAD(P)-binding oxidoreductase — protein MAHHQVLIVGGGAGGITVAARLKRFRPSLDVAILEPSLEHYYQPGWTLVGGGVFTLAQTRRQEAELIPAGVTWIREAAAGFDPDHNSVSTSGGQTLTYDALVVAVGLKLNWDAIDGLTDALGKGGVCSNYSKDYASYTWECIQNFKGGNAVFTCAPMPIKCPGAPQKIAYMADDAIKRDPALAAKSSVIYATATPGIFGIPAYAAPLKQVVARKGIDARYSHTLIAVRPDRKEAVFKVAKEGQEAREEVISYGLLHVTPPMAAPDVVAQSPLAAASGFVEVDKHSTQHLRYPNVFAIGDVSGMPNSKTAAAVRGQAPALVTNLLAQLDGGKGDGSYNGYSCCPLITGYGKTIMAEFNYDAQPEPSFPLDPTKERWSMWVMKTTILPWVYWNRMLKGADHEKRFIPGVKH, from the coding sequence ATGGCTCATCACCAGGTTTTGATCGTGGGGGGCGGTGCCGGAGGTATCACCGTGGCGGCGCGGCTGAAGCGCTTCCGCCCCAGCCTTGATGTGGCCATCCTTGAGCCATCGCTCGAGCACTACTACCAACCCGGTTGGACCCTGGTGGGTGGCGGTGTGTTCACCTTGGCGCAGACCCGCCGCCAGGAAGCTGAGTTGATTCCTGCGGGTGTTACCTGGATTCGTGAAGCAGCCGCCGGCTTCGATCCTGATCACAACAGCGTTAGCACCAGTGGCGGGCAGACCCTCACCTACGACGCCCTGGTGGTAGCCGTTGGCCTCAAGCTCAACTGGGATGCGATTGATGGCCTCACCGATGCCCTGGGTAAGGGAGGTGTGTGCAGCAATTACTCGAAGGACTACGCCTCTTACACCTGGGAGTGCATTCAGAATTTCAAGGGCGGCAATGCGGTGTTCACCTGCGCGCCCATGCCGATCAAGTGCCCAGGCGCTCCCCAGAAGATCGCCTACATGGCTGACGACGCGATCAAGCGCGATCCAGCGCTAGCGGCCAAGAGCAGCGTGATCTATGCGACAGCCACACCCGGCATCTTCGGCATCCCGGCCTATGCCGCTCCGCTCAAGCAGGTGGTGGCGCGTAAAGGCATTGATGCCCGCTACAGCCATACCTTGATCGCCGTTCGCCCCGATCGCAAAGAGGCGGTGTTCAAGGTGGCGAAGGAGGGACAAGAAGCCCGAGAGGAGGTGATCTCCTACGGGCTTTTGCATGTGACTCCTCCAATGGCCGCTCCTGATGTCGTGGCCCAGAGCCCTCTCGCTGCAGCCAGCGGATTCGTGGAGGTGGACAAGCATTCCACCCAGCATCTGCGCTACCCCAACGTCTTTGCCATCGGCGATGTGAGCGGGATGCCGAACTCCAAAACCGCTGCTGCAGTGCGTGGTCAGGCCCCCGCGCTGGTTACCAATCTGCTCGCCCAGCTCGATGGAGGCAAGGGCGATGGCTCTTACAACGGCTACAGCTGCTGCCCGCTGATCACCGGTTACGGCAAAACGATCATGGCCGAGTTCAATTACGACGCCCAGCCTGAACCCTCCTTCCCGCTCGATCCCACCAAGGAGCGTTGGAGCATGTGGGTGATGAAGACCACCATCCTGCCGTGGGTGTACTGGAACCGAATGCTCAAGGGCGCCGATCACGAGAAGCGCTTCATCCCTGGCGTGAAGCACTGA